One genomic window of Deltaproteobacteria bacterium includes the following:
- a CDS encoding type II toxin-antitoxin system RelE/ParE family toxin, with translation MENPEIGELKKGDLKGLRVLKFKYNRQLYLLSYEMKERSLNLYLIGSHENFYSKLKKYFRS, from the coding sequence ATGGAAAATCCTGAGATAGGGGAATTAAAAAAGGGGGATTTGAAAGGCCTACGGGTATTGAAATTCAAATACAACCGGCAGTTATACTTACTATCTTATGAAATGAAAGAAAGGTCCTTAAATTTATATCTTATCGGCAGCCATGAAAATTTTTATTCGAAATTAAAAAAGTATTTCCGCTCATAG
- the yqeC gene encoding putative selenium-dependent hydroxylase accessory protein YqeC: MIQVTSTSALVRNLALGDKELITLVGAGGKTTLMYALAKELLSRNFKIVTTTSTKIYPPEPAQSPALILGGVECFPEIEKALNRYGHITWAAGRAAGNKLAGVSLPALSALWSSGRVDFLIVEADGSAQRPVKAPNAHEPVVPEETTLFLSVVGLSALNKPLNKEYAFRPEIISRLTGIPLNASMTMEGIARLMVHPEGGLKGCSPGMRVVIILNQVDLEPEPGVGERLAEKIKDLGKDRISKVIIHEITSKTK; encoded by the coding sequence ATGATTCAAGTCACCTCCACCTCGGCCCTGGTCCGAAATCTGGCCTTGGGAGACAAAGAGCTTATTACCCTGGTAGGGGCCGGGGGCAAGACCACCTTGATGTATGCCCTGGCCAAAGAACTGCTGTCGCGCAATTTTAAAATTGTTACGACCACCAGCACTAAAATTTATCCCCCGGAACCGGCGCAAAGCCCGGCCTTGATATTAGGCGGGGTTGAATGCTTTCCTGAAATTGAAAAGGCATTGAACCGTTATGGGCATATTACCTGGGCCGCCGGCCGGGCCGCTGGAAATAAGCTGGCAGGCGTTTCCCTGCCGGCCCTGTCCGCCCTTTGGTCATCCGGCCGGGTCGATTTTTTGATTGTCGAGGCCGACGGCTCGGCCCAAAGACCAGTCAAGGCCCCCAATGCCCATGAGCCGGTAGTCCCGGAAGAAACGACCCTCTTTCTCTCCGTCGTCGGCCTTTCAGCCTTAAACAAACCCTTAAATAAAGAGTATGCCTTCCGGCCGGAGATTATCAGCCGATTAACTGGCATCCCTTTGAATGCCTCCATGACCATGGAAGGGATAGCTAGGTTAATGGTTCACCCGGAAGGGGGGTTAAAGGGGTGTTCACCGGGCATGCGGGTTGTCATTATTTTAAACCAGGTCGATTTAGAACCGGAGCCCGGGGTCGGCGAACGATTGGCTGAAAAAATTAAAGACCTGGGGAAAGACAGGATTAGCAAGGTAATTATCCATGAGATTACTTCCAAAACAAAATAG